The following are encoded in a window of Paramormyrops kingsleyae isolate MSU_618 chromosome 12, PKINGS_0.4, whole genome shotgun sequence genomic DNA:
- the LOC111852125 gene encoding ras GTPase-activating protein-binding protein 2-like — MVMEKPSPLLVGREFVRQYYTLLNKAPDFLHRFYGRHSSYVHGGLDSSGKPAEAVYGQAEIHKKVMSLQFSECHTKIRHVDAHATLSDGVVVQVMGELSNGGQPMRKFMQTFLLAPEGSVANKFYVHNDIFRYEDEVFGDSEAELDESEEEVEDEPEEQQPSPEPLPESSRSSTYYEQHPVANGVEESLEEVPPEAVPEPQPEQKLEEPKPEAEEKVLEDLEEKAPSPVPVESPPHVQEPPKTFSWASVTSKNLPPSGTVPSSGIPPHVVKAPSSQSRPDTKPELQSQATRVRDQRPRERQGFIPRGPRPDGVTSSDSQAGKPSFSFMNKGRAESEPSEMDSRRAPRYPDSHQLFVGNLPHDIDESELKDFFMTFGNVVELRINTKGVGGKLPNFGFVVFDDSDPVQRILAAKPVMFRGEVRLNVEEKKTRAARERETRGGGGADSRRNERGPGGPRGIMAGGMMRDRDGRGAPGRGGLTPKPGLSSGRGASQGSESRFTSQRR, encoded by the exons ATGGTGATGGAGAAGCCAAGTCCCCTGCTGGTCGGCCGGGAGTTCGTCAGGCAGTATTACACACTGCTGAACAAGGCCCCGGACTTCCTGCACAG ATTCTACGGCAGACACTCCTCCTATGTTCACGGCGGTTTGGACTCCAGCGGAAAGCCGGCAGAGGCTGTTTATGGGCAAGCT GAGATCCACAAGAAGGTGATGTCCCTGCAGTTCAGCGAGTGCCACACCAAGATCCGGCACGTGGATGCCCATGCCACCCTGAGCGACGGCGTGGTCGTCCAGGTGATGGGCGAGCTGTCCAATGGCGGGCAACCCATGAGGAAGTTCATGCAGACCTTCCTGCTTGCCCCTGAG GGCTCCGTGGCGAACAAGTTCTACGTGCACAACGACATTTTCCGCTACGAAGATGAAGTTTTCGGCGACTCGGAGGCAGAGCTTGATG AATCCGAGGAGGAGGTCGAGGACGAGCCGGAAGAGCAGCAGCCATCCCCCGAGCCTCTCCCGGAAAGTTCTAGAAGCAGCACCTACTACGAGCAGCACCCAGTAGC CAATGGTGTGGAAGAGTCCCTGGAGGAGGTGCCACCTGAGGCCGTGCCAGAACCCCAGCCGGAGCAGAAGCTGGAGGAGCCCAAGCCCGAGGCAGAAGAGAAGGTTCTGGAAGATCTGGAGGAGAAGGCCCCGTCTCCGGTGCCTGTGGAGTCCCCGCCTCACGTACAGGAGCCCCCCAAG ACCTTCTCCTGGGCCTCAGTGACCAGTAAAAACCTCCCTCCCAGCGGCACGGTCCCTTCCTCCGGAATTCCCCCGCATGTCGTCAAGGCCCCATCGTCCCAG TCTCGGCCGGACACCAAGCCGGAGCTGCAGAGCCAGGCCACCCGGGTCCGTGACCAGCGCCCTCGTGAGAGACAGGGCTTCATTCCCCGAGGACCCCGGCCCG ATGGTGTGACATCATCAGATTCACAGGCGGGGAAGCCCAGTTTCAGCTTCATGAACAAAG GACGGGCCGAGTCGGAACCCTCTGAAATGGACTCCCGCCGGGCCCCGCGTTACCCTGACAGCCACCAGCTCTTCGTTGGCAACCTACCGCATGACATAGATGAGAGCGAGCTGAAGGATTTCTTCATGA CCTTTGGGAACGTTGTGGAGCTGAGGATCAACACTAAGGGCGTTGGGGGCAAGCTGCCAAACTTCGGCTTCGTGGTCTTCGATGATTCTGATCCTGTGCAGCGGATCCTGGCTGCGAAG CCCGTCATGTTCCGTGGGGAGGTCCGCCTGAACGTGGAGGAGAAGAAGACGAGGGCGGCACGCGAGAGGGAGACCCGCGGCGGGGGTGGGGCCGACAGCCGCCGCAACGAGCGGGGCCCGGGGGGGCCTCGTGGCATCATGGCCGGCGGAATGATGCGGGATCGTGACGGAAGGGGTGCCCCTGGCAGGGGTGGCCTTACCCCCAAACCGGGCCTCAGTTCGGGAAGAGGCGCTTCCCAGGGCAGCGAGAGCCGCTTCACCTCACAGCGTCGCTGA